TAGGACCTGCCCGGAGCCGGTTTGTCCGGCAGGTCCCCCCTGTGGCGGGCGGGTCGCGTCAGATGCGCGGCGGTCTGGCCTCGTACGGCGTGGACAGGACGACGGTCGTGCGGCTGGAGACGCCGGCCTGGGAGCGGATGCGGCTCAGCAGGTGCTCCAGCTCCAGCGGGGTGGCGACGCGGACCTTGAGGATGTAGTTCTCGTCACCCGCGACGCTGTGGCAGGCCTCGATCTCCGGGATGTCGGAGAGCCGGTCGGGGGTGTCGTCCGGGGCGCTGGGGTCGAAGGGTTTGACCGAGATGAACGCGGTGAGCGGCAGCCCCACGGCCTCCGGGTCGACGACGGCGGCATAGCCGCGGATGACACCGCGCTGCTCCAGGCGGCGGACGCGCTGATGCACCGCCGACGTGGACAGGCCGGTGGCCTTGCCCAGGTCGGTGTAGCTCATGCGCCCGTCCTTGACGAGCAACTCCACGATCTGACGATCCAGCTCCTCCATGCGGTGACCCTATGACCCCGGAGGGAATCGGGCACAGCCGGGGGCGGCCCGTATAGGGCGCTATGGGCTGTCACGGGGCACCTGCGACAGGCATGTGACGAACGCCACAGGTTTGCACCTGCTCCGAAGTCTCGCCTCACGGTTATGCGGAGTTCCGCATGGGAAGTGCTTGCTGTGGTCGAGGCCGCACAGATCCGGCCGACCCACCCGAGGGGGAGAATCCCAATGCAGGAGCCTGTTGAATCGGTCGACACGTCCGACGAGCTCGACGCGTACGACACCTTTGAGATGTTCCGGGTCGTCTGCCCGGAGTGCGTGCAGCCCATCGCGCTGCTCGCGGACGAGGACGCGCTGCCGGAGCACGCCCTCTGCCCGACGCCGTGGAACCCCTTCGTGCTGACGGTCTGCGCGGGCACGGGCCTCGCGGCCTCCGAGGCCCGCCCCGCCGACGACGTTCTGGGCGTCCAGGAGCAGGACACCGCGCTCCTCCTGACGCTCCCCCAGGGCCTCGACTGGCGCACGCAGCCCTTCTCGCACGTCGGCGGTCCGGGCTCGCGTCCGATCCGGGTGCCGCAGATGCGGCGCGCGGCCTGAGCCGTCCGGCTACCAGTAGCTTCCCCGCAC
This is a stretch of genomic DNA from Streptomyces sp. R44. It encodes these proteins:
- a CDS encoding Lrp/AsnC family transcriptional regulator; translated protein: MEELDRQIVELLVKDGRMSYTDLGKATGLSTSAVHQRVRRLEQRGVIRGYAAVVDPEAVGLPLTAFISVKPFDPSAPDDTPDRLSDIPEIEACHSVAGDENYILKVRVATPLELEHLLSRIRSQAGVSSRTTVVLSTPYEARPPRI